The nucleotide sequence ATCGGCCGCAGTTCCCGGCGTACCGCCTCGGTCAGCAGCGCGGCGGCGCCTGCCGGTGCTCCGGCGGTCCCGGGTGACGCTCCGAAGGTTTCGGCGGACGGGCCGGCGGGATCGGGTGACGGGCCGGCGGGGTGCGGCGCGGCCGGCGGCGCCGCGGTCTGCGCCCGCAGGTGGACGTAGCCGGCCAGGGCCGCCGCCACCGCCCGGCGGGTCAGCCGCAGCTCGGCGCCGAGCGACCTGAGCAGCTGCCCGCCGACGCCGTCGGGCTCGGCGACCAGGCCCAGCAGCAGGTGCTCGCAGCCGACGTAGTTGTGGCCGAACGCGGTCGCCTCGGTGACGGCCAGCTCCAGTGCGTTCGCCGCCGGCCCGCTGAAGTGCAGGCTGTCCGCCGGGTCGCCGCCCGGCTCGGCCGTGGGCCGGCCGGCGAGATCCTGGAGCACCCGCTCCGGCTCGATCTCCTCCACCCGCAGCACGTGCAGGGCCAGGTTGGTCCCCTCGGCGAGCATCCCGGCGAGCAGGTGGGCGCTGCCGACCACCGCCGAGCCGTCCTCGCGGGACCGGTCGACGGCGAGCAGCACCGCCGCGCGGGCCCGCGGGGTGAAGTGCGGCAACCGGGCGGCCAGGTCGGCGTCGTCCAGGTCGCCGAGGGCGGCCTGACGGATCGCGGTAACCCGGCGTACGGCCTGTTCCAGGGCGCGCTGGCAGACGGCCGAGACCGGGACCCCGGCCACCCGCACCGCCTCGGCCAGCTCGTCGGGCAGATAGACGTTGATCTTCGGCATCGCCGGACTCCTCTCGTGCGTCCCCCTGCGACGCCTTCACTATAACCCCTATGGGGTTACTGGCTACCCCCTTTGGGGTTCCGCAGGTCCGCCTCGTCGTCGGCGACCGGTCCGCCGAGTTCGCCGGTCCCGTACCGGTCGAGAATTTCCAGCACCCGGCGACCCCAGCGCTCGTGCGCGGCCTGCTTGGTGACCCCCGCCGCCCGGGCGACCAACTCCCAGGTGACACCCCAGCGCCGCAGGCCGACGACGCTGGGCAGCGGGTCGAGCCCGGCGGCCAGCACGATCCGGAAGTGCAACAACTGCGTCGCCACCTCACGCTGCCGCCCGGCCGCCCCCTCCTGCTCGGCCGTCCACTCCGGGCTTCCGGGCACCGGCCGGCCGCCCATCAGCAGGTCGGCCTGCCGGCTCGCCTCGTTGACGGCGGCGTCGGCGCTGGCCACGGCGGCGGCGGTGACGTCGGCGGCGAGTGCGGTTTCCAGGAAACTGTCCATACCGTCAAGGTAGCCCTGACAAACTTCGTTCGTCAAGTGAACCTTGACAGATTATCGGCGAGCCGTTCGACGGGAGTTGAGTTACGCTCGACCGATCCGGCCCGACCGCCAGGTCGACGACTCGGGCGAGTCAGATCGACCCGGGTTCGGGTGGATCGGAGCGAGAAGATCCGGAGTGCGACGGATGGCGACGGCAGGGCGGCGAGCTAGCCACGCCGAGCTGGGGAACGAGGACAGCGTCCTCGCCTGACCCCCTCGGCCCGGCTCGGCGTGCGGCCTCTCGGCCCCGAACAGCCACGTTCCGCGCGAGCGCCTCCGGACGGACACCGCGAGGACCCGTACGGCTCTCCGCCGTGCCGGGCTCCGGTACGCGTTCGCACCTACCCGACAGGGCTCTGTGATGCGATCATCCGAAATCCGCCGCACCTTCCTCGACTACTTCACCGAGCGCGGCCACACGTCCGTCCCGTCCAGTCCACTGATCCCGGACAACCCGACCCTGCTGCTCACCATCGCCGGGATGAACCAGTTCACCCCGTACTTCCTCGGCGAGTCGACCCCGCCCGCCCGACGGCTGACCAGCGTGCAGAAGTGCGTACGCACCAGCGACATCGACAACGTCGGCCGGACCACCCGGCACGCGACCTTCTTCGAGATGCTCGGCA is from Micromonospora sp. WMMD1102 and encodes:
- a CDS encoding Clp protease N-terminal domain-containing protein produces the protein MPKINVYLPDELAEAVRVAGVPVSAVCQRALEQAVRRVTAIRQAALGDLDDADLAARLPHFTPRARAAVLLAVDRSREDGSAVVGSAHLLAGMLAEGTNLALHVLRVEEIEPERVLQDLAGRPTAEPGGDPADSLHFSGPAANALELAVTEATAFGHNYVGCEHLLLGLVAEPDGVGGQLLRSLGAELRLTRRAVAAALAGYVHLRAQTAAPPAAPHPAGPSPDPAGPSAETFGASPGTAGAPAGAAALLTEAVRRELRPIVARLERLEQRAGGTGTD